GTACACCGCCGGCGAGGGACCATCGGTCGCCGCGTTCGCCACCGGCGAACCGGTCACCGTCACCGACCTGACCGTCGGTCTGCGTCCGGAGTACTGGGAGGTCTGGCCCGGATTCGTCGATGCAGCGGCCGGGTGCGGCGTGGGCACGGCGTTCGCGTTCCCGCCGGCCGCCACCACAGCGCCACTCGGCCGACCTGCTTCCGGTTTTAGCGTTTCCGGCTGCTGCCGTCACAGTGATGTCGGCGGTCGCGGCGCAGTGAGCCAGCGGTCGAGTTCGTCGAGGATGCTTTCGATGATCGGGTACAGGCTGTCGGCGATCGCGTCCTGGGTTTCGCCCTCGACGGTGCGCCGACCGGCCTCGCCGATGATGATCCGGAACACGCCGGCCAGCGCGATCCCCTGCAGTTTGGCGATCTCCGGCGGGACGGTGGTCGTGTCGGCGATGGCCTCGGCGATGGCCTCGGCCTGGCGGTCGGTCAGCTCCAGCGCGAGCCGGTGGACGGCCGGGCTGACGGCCGCCAGGTGCCCGAGCTCGCCCCGCCAGAGCTTCGGCGGAATCCGGCGGATCCCGGCGACGGAATCGAGGACGAAGGCGCGGACGGCGGCCGCCGGGCTCGTGCCGGCGGGCCGGTCTCGGACCAGGTCGCACAGCCGTTGCCGGATCTGCTCCTCGCGGTCGGTGACCAGCTGTTCCTTGGTCCGGAAGTAGTTGTAGACCGTCTGTTCGGCGACTTCGGCCTCGCGCGCCACGTCGCTGACGGACACGTGTTCGTAGCCGTGCTCGGCGAACAGGCGGGCCGCCGTGTCCGCGATGAGCCGGCGGGTGCGCGCCTTCTTGCGCTCGCGAAGTCCCGGACTCGGCACCTCCGCAGACTACCAGCAACGCTCCAAGTTTCGTGCGTGTACTATTTTTAGAGTCAACTACAAGTTTTTGAAGGAGCACCGTGATGATCTTGATTACGACCGCGGGCAAGGTGGGTGCGGAGGCGGCTCGGCTGCTCGCCGATCGAGGAGAAAGAGTTCGGGTCCTGGTACGCAACCTCGAGAAAGCCGCCGCTCTAGCGCGGTCGGGAGTGGAGGTGGTTGCCGGTGACCTGGGGGTTCCGGCGACCGTCGACGCGGCGATGCAAGGGGTCTCGTCGGTGGTGCTGGTGAGCCCGGCGATCCCCACCCAGGAGCTGAACGTGGTCGATAGCGCGGTCCGGGCCGGCGTCCGGCACGTCGTGAAGGTCACCAGCAAGGCATCGGCGGACTCACCGATCGCCCGGCGGCGCGGCCAGGCCGAGATCGAGAACGGGCTGATCGCCTCCGGGCTGGGCTACACGTTGCTGCGCAACAACGCCTACATGCAGAACTTCTTCATGTCGGCCCCGTCGATCGCCAAGGAGAGCAGCTTCGGCTCGGCCGCCGGTGACGGCCGTCTCGGCATGATCGACACGCGGGACGTCGCCGCCGTCGCCGCGGAAATCGCCCTCGCCCCGGCTTCGCACGCGGCGAAGACCTACTGGCCGACCGGCCCCGAGTCGCTCTCATTCGCGGACGCCGCGGTGGTGCTCTCGAAGCTGCTCGGCCGGCCGATCGCGTTCGAACCGCTGACGGTCGAAGAACAAACGCAGGCCATGATCGACGCCGGCCTACCGGCGGACCTGGCCGCGATGAACGCCCAAGCGGTGGGCTTGTTCGCCGAGGGCGACTGCGACTACGTCACCGACGACGTGCCCTCGATCCTCGGCCGGCCGGCCCGCGACTTCGAACAGTTCGTCACCGACCACATCTCGACGTTCTCGTGAAGCCCCGTAGCGGAGCCGAAACACCCGTCAGACAGCCCGTCCAGGAGGAGACCATGCCCATCTACGCGGTTACCGGAGCATCAGGCCAGTTGGGACGCTTGGCCGTCCTGGAACTGTTGAGCCGTGGAGTTCCGGGCTCTGACGTCGTTGCTGTCGTGCGCACGCCGGGCAAGGCCGCCGATCTCGCCGGGCGTGGAGTGCAGGTGCGCGAGGCGGACTACTCCCGCCCGTCGTCCCTGGTCGTCGCGCTGGCCGACGTCGACCGGCTGCTGCTGGTCTCCAGCAGCGAGCCGGACCGGCGGGTCATCCACCACACCAACGTCATCGAGGGCGCCAGGTCGACGGGCACGTCGCGCATCGTTTACACGAGCATGCTCAACGCCGATGCCACGACAAACCCGCTGGCCGAAGAGCATCAGGACACCGAGCGCGCGTTGCGCGGGGCCGGTATCCCGTTCACGCTCTTGCGCAATGGCTGGTACACCGAGAACTACACCGGTCAACTCGACGAATACCTGCGGCGCGGCGAGATCCTCGGCGCCGCCGGCAGCGGCCGGATCTCAGCAGCGACACGCCGGGACTACGCCCGCGCCGCGGTGACGGCGTTGCTGCAGGACGAACCGGGCAACCGGAGCTACGAACTCGGCGGACCGGCCTTCGACCTCTCCGAGCTGGCCCGGGTCATCAGCGAGGTCACCAGCACCGCGGTGGTCTACCGCGACCTGTCGGTCGGGGAGTACAAGTCCTCCCTGCGGCAAGCCGGCCTCGACCAAGGGAGCGCCGAGTTCGTCGCGGCGCTGGATGTTTCCATCGCCCACGGTGACTTGGCGACTGACAGCCAAGACCTCGCGCGGCTGCTGGGCCGTCCTGCGACGCCTCTCGCCGAGGTCGTGCGCACGGCCACACAGCGCACCACAATCCACTGACTTCCCACCGCAACCGACAGGAGCTGCGATGTCGTCACCCCACCCCGCCACCACGTTCCCGACCCGGGACGCCTTCGTCGCCGGCAAGGACGACGCGCCCGCCTACTGGTTCTACGACACGCTGTGGGTGATCTTGGCCGACGTCCACCAGACCGGCGGCTCGTTCTCGGTCATCGAACAGTGGAGCGGGCCGGCGTCGGGCCGCCGCTGCACGTCCACAACGTCGACGAGTGGTTCTTCGTGTTCAGTGGCTCGATGGACATGCAGGTCGGTCCGCGCGAGCTCACCGCCACGGCGGGGGACTCCATCTGGATCCCCCGCGGCACCGATCACGGGTTCACGACCACCGAGGAGACACACGTGCTCAACGGCTACGCACCTGGTGGCGTCGAGCAGATCATCGCCGGCATCGCGACACCGGCCGAGCGCCGCGAGCTGCCGCCGAAGGATCTCGAGCTACCCAACCCGGAGGCATTCGGCCGGCTGCTCGACAACTATTGGTCGTCCCTCAGCAGCAATACCTGGGCCCAGACCGCACCCCAGCGCTGAGGCTGGCCCAGAAAGACAGCCTGCCGTTTCCTCGTCGGCTGTGGCCGGCCCAGCGGTGTTCCCGCCTGGGCCGGCCACGTACGCCGAGCGTCGCCCGGTACCTGCTCAGGCGGCCACCACGGGAGCGCCGGTGGTGCTCCAGACCGTGCCCCGGCGCTCGTGCCGGATCAGCTCGCCGACCGCGTGGGCCACTCGCGGCCCGACTTCGCGCTCGACCAGATGCAGGGCCAGGTCGATGCCGGACGTGACATTGCCGGAGCTGAGCAGGTTGCCGTCGTCGACCATCCGGGCCTCGACCGGAACCGCCTTCGTCCCCGCGAGGTCGCGGCCGCGTTCGTGGGTCACCAGCGGACGCCCGTCGGCCAGACCCGCGTGAGCGAGCAGGATCGATCCCCCGCAGACGGTCGCCACGGCCGCGTCCGGCCCGGCCAGGGCCTCGCGCAGCCGGTTCGGCAGCTCGCTGCGTCCCGCCGCCGCGAGCAGCCGGCCGATGCCGCCCTCCACGGCCGGATCCATGGACAGGCCGCCGGCTGCCCCAGGAACCACGATCACACTCTCCTTCCCCGGATCCAGGACCGCTGTGGCAGTCAGCGTGATCGACGCGAACCCGCTGGGCACCTCCCGCGCCCCTTCGGCGGTGACGAACTCGGTGGTCACCTGCCCGCCGGAGAACAGGCCGGCGGAGTGGAAGACCTCGAAGGGACCGAGGACGTCGAGGGGGTCGAATCCGTCGTAGAGCGCGATCTGCACGTGCATGGCACAACTCCTCATCTTTCCCGGAAAAAGCAATGTCCTCAAAGGACCAAAAGCGGAAACAGGTCAGTCCAGCATCCTTTGGAGGGCCTTGGCACTCTCGGACACGGCTTCGCCGAAGCGGGGACCCAGATGGACGAACGGCAGGAAACCGTGCGGCAGGTCGGCTTCGCGCACCGCCTCGACCGGCACGCCTGCCGCCCGCAGCTTCTCCGCGTACCGCTCACCTTCGTCACGCAGCGGGTCGAACCCGGCGGTGACCAGATGAGCCGGCGGGGTCGCTGCCGCGACCGTCCCGTAGAGCACCGACACGAGCGGATCGGTCCGGTCGGCTCCGGAAGGCACGTAGTGGTCCTGGAACCAGACGATGTCCTCATCGGTCAACAGGAACCCTTGGCCGAACCGGTCCCGTGAGGGATGCCGAGCCGCCAGGTCGGTGGCCGGATACAGCAGCCACTGTCCCGCCGGGACAGGGCCGTCACCGCGGTCGGCGGCGCGACGGGCGGTCACCGCGGCGAGGGTGGCGCCCGCGCTGTCCCCGCCGACGACGATCCGGTCCGGGTCGACGCCGAACTCGCGAGCACGCGCGACCGTGTCGTCGAAAGCCGCGAGCGCGTCGTCCACCGCCGCCGGGAACGGGTCCTCCGGCGCGAGCCGGTAGTCCACGGACAGCACCCGATGGCCGGTGCGCTCGGCCAGGAACCGGCCCACGTGGTCGTAGCCGGCCCGGCTGCCGATCACCCAGCCGCCACCGTGGAAGAACACCAGAGCACCCGAGCGATCACGACCGGACACCGGGACATACAGCGTCGCCTCCAGCAGCCCCTGCGCTCCATGCAGACGCACGTCGGACACGGCCACCGCCCGCGACGGGCGCCGGCCGGCGCGCAGCATCGGCGCGCTGCGCTCGAGCGCAGCGCGTCGGGCACCACGCGCAGGTCGTCGCGGACGAGGATCAGGTCGGCGGCACGCAGCGCGATGTCGGTGCCCGTGGCGATCCCGAGGCCGAGGTCGGCGGTGGCCAGGGCCGGGGCGTCGTTGATGCCGTCGCCGACCATCGCCACCCGGCGGCCTCCGGCCCGCAGCTGCTCGATGACCTCGGCCTTCTCCGTGGGCAGCACGCCGGCACGGACGTCGGAGATGCCGACCTCGGCGGCCACCGCCCGCGCGGTCACCTCGTTGTCGCCGGTCAACAGAACCGTCTTCAGGCCCATCGCGTGCAGCGCGCGGACCGCCTCGGCGGCCGACGGCTTGACCTCGTCCCGAACCAGCAGCAGCCCGGCCACCTCGCCGTTACAAGCGACGAGCACGACCGTGGCGCCCTCGCTCTCGACCGCGGCGACGTCCGCTTCGACCTCGGCCGGGACGACGACGCCCTCCTCGGCGAGCAGCCGCGCCCGGCCGACGAGCACCGGCACGCCGTCGACGAGACCGGCTGCGCCGAGCCCTGGCAGGGCCCGGAAGTCCGTCACCTCGGGCAGTTCGCCGGAGGTCCGGGCGACCACGGCGGCGGCGATCGGGTGCTCGGACGCCGCCTCGACCGCCGCGGCGGCTCGCAGGACCTCCTCGGCGGTCCGGCCGGCCACGGGCCGGACGCCGGTCACGGTCATCCGCCCGCTGGTCACGGTGCCGGTTTTGTCCAGGACCACGGTGTCGACGCGGCGGCTGGCTTCGAGGGCGTCCGGGCCCTTGACGAGGATGCCCAGCTGTGCGCCGCGGCCGACGCCGACCATCAACGCCGTCGGCGTGGCCAGCCCGAGCGCGCACGGGCAGGCGATGATCAGCACCGACACCGCCGCCCCGAAGCCGGCCCGCACCGGCTCCCCAGCCAGCAGCCACCCCGCGAGCGTCACGGCGGCGATCCCCAGCACGACCGGCACGAACACCGCGCAAATCCGGTCCACCAAGCGCTGCACGTCGGCCTTGCGCTCCTGCGCCCGCTCGGCGAGCGCGCTCATCTGCGCCAGCTGCGTGTGCGCCCCGACCTCGGTGGCCCGCACGACGAGGCGGCCGCTGCGGTTGACGCTGCCGCCGATCACCCGGCTGCCGACGGCCACTTCCGCCGGGACCGGCTCCCCGGTCACCGCAGCGCCACGCCGAGCACGGCGGAATGATGGAGATGGCGACGCACCTGGGCAACGAGAGCGCGGCCTGGAACCTCGCGGTGGGCTTCGGCCTGCTCTGGGCGGCGCTGCGCCCGGCGACGGCCTCGGGGCTGCTGCCCGCCCTGGCCGGTTTCGTGACTGTCCTCGGCCTCATGTCGGGCATCGATCTCTCCGACGGCCAGGTCACCGTGTCCCGCGTGCTGTCGCACGGCTTGCTCGTGGCCGGGGTCGGGCTCCTCTACGGCGTCCGCCGCCAGCACCGCCGCACGTCGACACCAAGCCCGAGCACGCGCGCCGAGCCCACCGCGCACGACGAAGTCGCGCTCGGCTGGGAGCCACCGGCCGCCAAGGGCGACGGCCGCCGTCCGCGCCGCCGGTTCCCGCACCTGCCGGCCAGCCGCCGCCGCGCGGCCTGATGATCGCGGGGAACCAACCGGGTCCGCCGGACGACTACCGAGGGAGCCACTCAACCCCCGAGGAGCCGACGATGACCTCACACCCCGCCGACCTGCGCCACATCGCGACCTTCTGCGGCCAATGCAACTGCGGCTGCCCTGAACTCTACGTGGCCGAAGGCGCTCCGCCGGAGCGCGCGATCGTCATCACCGACGACTTCGGCCAGCGGATCGAGATGAGCCTCGAGCAGCTCGAGGTACTCGTTGCCGACGTCAAGGCCGGCGTGCTGGACAAGGTCCTGACGCCGTCGGCCGGTTGAGCCACGAGTGAAGCCCGCGACGCTCGGCCTGCTCAACGCCCGCCGGAGCCGGCCGAGCGTCGCGCCCACAGCCCTTTCCCCGTTCCTCCACAGTGGACCATTCAAGTGATGATCGCGTGGCATCGGCACGATTGCCCTTTCTGGCAACCGCACGAACATCCTGCGGCGCAGTCACAGCGCCCCGTTCCCACGATCCAGACCACCAGGTGTTCCGGGACGCAGTTCGGCCGATCCGGCTCTGACGTCCGGCCACTACCCATGTGCGCGTCATACGCTGTGAGCAGCGAAGTCGCGAAGTCCGGACAGGGTCCGGCGGGCCGAACCCGCATCAGGCGCGTCAGAACGACCAGCCGTTCCGCTGTCTCTCGGCACGCCGGGCACCACGACAAATGGATTTCCGCGGCGGCTTCCTCGGCGGGCGAAGCCTGTGCATCCACCATCGCCGACACCGCTTCCCGGCACCGCTGACAGTCCATGCCGGAGAAGTCGGGCTACCTTCCCGGGGAGTTCCCGCGGATGTCCGTGGGAACTTTCCCTTGCACCGGGCCGGCCACTGGAACGCGGGGGCTCACCACCGCGGCCGGGGCCGCGGACCGGTCCCGCGTCCAGGGCCGGCGGTGCTACCGGGGGTTCCACTCCTGAGGCTACCGGGCAGCCGCCGCCGGTCCGTCCCATCTCCCTTGGTACCCGACCTCGGGGACCACTTTCACGAAAGGCTGCCCTGATCAGCACCTCGACCGGCGCAAGCAGCGGCGAACATCCGGCGATACTCACTCGACGGTGGCCCGGCGGAAGTGCTGCCGGAAGTTGGCCGGGGTGCCGCAGCGGACGGCGATGTCGTCGATGCTCGTGCCGGTGGTTTCGAGGAGTTCGCGGGCGTGGTCGACGCGGGCAGCATTGAGCCACTTCATGGGGCTGGTCCCGGTTTCGAGGGTGAAGGTGCGGGCGAAACTGCGGGCCGACATCCGGGCGTGCGCGGCGAGGTCGGTGACGTCGGCGGTTCGCTCAGGTGCTGCAGGGCCCATTCCAGGGTCTCGCCGATCCCGGCGCGGGCTGCCACCACTGGTGGCCGGTCGATGAACTGCGCCTGCCCGCGTTCCTGGTGCGGCGCGGCGATAATGTCGCGCGCCACGGCATTCCGCGCGGAAGACATGGCCTACGCCACCACCTTGCGGCAGGCCGGCGTGCCGACGGAACGGCACGTGTGGCCCGGCGGCTTCCACGTCTTCGACCTGGTCGCGCCGCACACTAGCCTCGCGCAGGCGGCAACGAACGCTCGCAACGTATGGGTCGCACGGACACTGCGCCGCATTCGCGCGATCCGCCAGTGCTGCGTGACTCTGGTGGTTAGGCTGTCGGCGTGGAGACGGCAGAGGTCCTCGAGGTCGTGCGGGAGTGCCAAGCTGCGGGTATCGAGATTTGGATCGATGGCGGGTGGTGCGTCGATGCGCTACTCGGTCGACGGACGAGGGATCACAACGATCTTGATGTTGCGGTCAGCCGCCAGGAGGTCTCCCGGCTGCGGGAATGTCTTGCGATGCTCGGTTACGCGGCTGAGAACCGAGACGGTGCGACGGAGTGGAACTTCGTGATGGCAAGGTCTGATGGCGGTGGGTCGGTTGATGTCCATGTTTTCGAGTTCGACGAGGACGGCAACTGCATCTATGGGATCGAGTACCCGAACGACTCATTCTCCGGCGTCGGCGTGATCGGCGGTGAGCAGGTGCGGTGTATCAACCCGGAACGGATGTTCCAGTTCAAGACTGCCTATCCGCCTGCGGCGAAGGATCGGCTTGATGTTCAGGCGATGAGTGCACGGTTCGGGTTCGAGCTCCCGGCTTCCTACCGTATTGGAACCTGACGTGTCGCCGCATTTCCGTTGTTGTCGACGAGTTTGCGGATGATGGTCTGGGCGATGCAGACCTTGGTGACGGCGCTCTGCGAGATGGGCTCTGGCGCGGATTCCGTGGTCCCGTTACCGGGTGTGAGTTTCGCGGTGGTCAGGCCAGAATGACTCGTTTGCGGAGGAGGTCGAGCTTCGCTCGGCCGTACATCTGGCGCTTGATGGCCTTGATCCGGTTGACGTTTCCCTCGACCTTGCCGGAGCTGGAGGGCAGGGTCAGTCCGGCGGTGACGGCGGCGTGGTCGCGGCGGATGCCGATGGCGAATGAGTGCAGTTCGGGCTGCTCGTCTGATTCCACTGTGGACAGCCAGCTATCAAGGTTTTCACCTTCCCGCTGGACCATCATCGTGGCGAATGCCTTGACGTGCTCCGCGAGGCGGTCCAGGTGTGGGCAGCGGGACCGGATGTCGGCGAGTTGACGCGTCTCGTCGTCGTCGAGATTCTCCGGTCGGCGCCCTGACCAGCAGCTTCACCACCACGCCGATCGGCGCAATGTTGCGTTCGATGCAATTCAGCGCGTTACGTCGGCCGGAAATAGGTCGTGTCGGCAGGCCACGCGTACCAGCGTCCACCGCCGATCGACGGCCGGTCTGCGACCTCGTACACCGTCGCCTGTCAAGCGACAGCTGTGCTGGCCAAGGACAGGGCGCCGACCAGCAGCGCGACAGGTAACCTGACGCCCCGGCAGGCGCCGGCGTCAAACTATCTGGCCTTTTCGCGCGAGCCGCTGTGGTCCGTCAGCTCTCATTTGCGGCCCGCGGAGGCTCTAGCCCAGGGGTGACTTGGGCCCAGGTCGGGCGTTCGCGCAGAGTGTGCGCGGCGATCAGGGATGGGCGAAGGGCGCCGTCGGCAGGCTGGAAGTAGGCGGTGCCGTCGGCTGTGACGATCCACTGCCCGCTCCTCCCTTGACCGGGCCGCCTGCCGCGATGCCGGCGCCCGCGACTTCGAAGGCGGGCTCGGCGTTCACCGATCCTCAGCTGTTCGCCGACCTCCACCGGCGTCCGGACTTCGCAGCCTGGGACACGGCCGCCATGAGGTCGGTGTTGTGCCGCGCGAGGGCGAAGTCGGGTGCGGACCGGGTGCCGGTCCGTAGGTCGCGAGCCAGGCAGGCGTACACCTCGGCGACGTTCAGCGCGGGGCTTTCCGCGGTGGCAGGGGCCGCGGGCTTGTCGGGAGCGTCGAAGGAGACGCTGGACGCCAGGTTGAGGTCCCCTCCTTGCACTCCGTAGAGGGAACCGCCGGTGAGCGAAAGCCATCCGTCGGTGCCGCGCAGTTCGAACCGGAAGTCCGCGTCCTCGGGCGGCACACCGCCGACCACGTCGACGGTCACGACCGCGCCGGTAGCCGTCCGGGCCAAGACGTCGACGTGGTCGGGTACTTCCCGATGTGCTTGTCCGCCGGTGTCGAGGAGTTCGGGGTGTGGCCACAGGGTCTCGGCGCGGGCGTCCACCTCGGTGATTTCACCGAGCAGCGCCTCGACGAGGTCGAGGGTGTGGCCGGCGGTGATCGTCAGCAGCGCGGCGCCTGACTCCTCCTTCTCGAAGTACTCGTACGCCGAGGTGGTCACCGCGCCGAAGCCGGACGAGGTCGACACGACCCGCGCGTTGAGCGGTCGTCCGATACCGCCCTCGGCGATGATCCGGGCCGCGCGCCGCACCGCCGGGTTGGCGCGGCCCTGCAGACCGATGACGCCGAGCCCGGACCGCGCTGCCTCCGCGAGCTTCTGCGTCTCGGCGGGAGAGCTTCCCAGTGGCGCCTCGCAGTAGACGGCCTTCCCGGCGTCGAGTGCCGCGAGCACGAGGTCGCGGTGGTCGGGGACCTTGACCGCCACGGTGACGATGTCGATCGAGGGGTCCCGGATCATGGCGAGCGGGTCGGTGTGCCACGTCGGTGCGTCGAAGGCCGCCGCGGCCTCGCGTGCGCTCTCCTCCCGCCGGGTGGCGACCGCGGCCAGCGTGATGCCGTCGAGGGCCCGGATCGCCGGGACGTGCGAAACCTGCGCCCAGCTTGTTCGGGCGTTCGCCCCGATGATTCCTACGCGCAACTCAGTGGGGGACATGGGAGAACCTCCTGATGGGGTCGGCCGTCCGGCGACGGCGGTGGGGTGTTCCGAGCGGGATCGGCCCGCGGCGGTCACGTGCCGATGTGGCGCGCCACCCACGCGTTCCGGGTAGCGGTCATGGCCCGCGCGAGCTCCGTTCCGGCGGCCAGCACGTCGAATCCGTGGAAGCCGCCGGGCCAGACGTGCAGCTCCGCCTGCACGCCGGCCGCCCAGAGAGCCGACGCGTAAGCGACGTCTTCGTCGCGGAACACCTCGGCGGACCCGCAGTCGATGAAGGCGGGCGGCAAGCCGGACAGGTCGGTTGCCCGGGCGGGGGCGGCGTAGCCGGATACGTCCGTGGTGCCGCGGCGGTCGCCGAGCAGGGCGGTCCAGCCGGTCCGGTTGCTCACCCGGTCCCAGGCGCCGATGCCGTCGAACTGCGCCATCGAGACGGACTGGCCGCGGTCGTCGAGCATCGGGTAGATCAGGACCCGTCCCGCGAGGCACGGCCCCTGTCGGTCGCGCGCGAGCAGCGCGGTCCCGGCCGCGAGGCCTCCGCCGGCGCTCGCGCCCGCGATGATGAGCCGTCCGGGGTCGATCCCGAGTTCCTCGTCGTGCTCGGCGGTCCAGCGAAGCCCGGCGTAGCAGTCCTCCACCGGACACGGGTCGGGGTACTCGGGGGCGAGCCGGTACTCGACGGTCACCGCCACGGCGTCGTGCTCCACGATCCACGATCCACGGCAGGATCTGCGGCAGCCCGAGGAACCGGTCGCCGATGATCATGCCGCCGCCGTGCGTGTGGAAGATCCCCGGTCCGCGGCCCGCGTGGTCGGCCCGCGCGAGGACCGACACGACGATGTCGGCCCCCTCGTGCCCGGGGATCGTGACATCGCGTCACGTGACGCCCGCTTCCGCGAGAACGTCGTCGACGGAGGCGTCGGCCCCCGCGGCCTGCCGGGCGAACGGGATCATCTCGGCCGTCAGCCCGACCGGCAGCTGACCCTCGATGAGGCCGAGCACGACCTGGAGCTCGGGATCGAAAGGGGGACGAGCGACAGTGCCGGTCATGGGACCTCCTGGTGGTGACCAGCGCCGGACTCGAGGTGTTCATGCCTGGTCACGCTATTTCCGTCCCTGCGGCGCAACCAGGCCGACCGGTGCCTGGTCTTCGCTTGACCAGGCACGACGCGCGGCGGTCTGCTCGAATGGAGTGATGCACGACCCGCGCCCGACGACAGACCGACGCAGCAGGCCCAACGTGGCTCTGGGTGCCTTTCTCCGCTCCCGCCGGGATCGGCTCACCCCCGCCCAGGCCGGGCTCCACCCCGTGCCCGGCCTCCGGCGTGTGCCGGGGCTGCGCAAGGAGGAGGTCGCCGGCCTGGCGGGGATCAGCCCGGATCACTACAGCCGGCTGGAACAGGGGCGCCAGCGCACGTTGAGCGACGACCTGTGCGAGGCGCTCGCGCTGGC
This window of the Amycolatopsis balhimycina FH 1894 genome carries:
- a CDS encoding DJ-1/PfpI family protein, with translation MHVQIALYDGFDPLDVLGPFEVFHSAGLFSGGQVTTEFVTAEGAREVPSGFASITLTATAVLDPGKESVIVVPGAAGGLSMDPAVEGGIGRLLAAAGRSELPNRLREALAGPDAAVATVCGGSILLAHAGLADGRPLVTHERGRDLAGTKAVPVEARMVDDGNLLSSGNVTSGIDLALHLVEREVGPRVAHAVGELIRHERRGTVWSTTGAPVVAA
- a CDS encoding TetR/AcrR family transcriptional regulator, producing the protein MPSPGLRERKKARTRRLIADTAARLFAEHGYEHVSVSDVAREAEVAEQTVYNYFRTKEQLVTDREEQIRQRLCDLVRDRPAGTSPAAAVRAFVLDSVAGIRRIPPKLWRGELGHLAAVSPAVHRLALELTDRQAEAIAEAIADTTTVPPEIAKLQGIALAGVFRIIIGEAGRRTVEGETQDAIADSLYPIIESILDELDRWLTAPRPPTSL
- a CDS encoding SDR family oxidoreductase; the encoded protein is MILITTAGKVGAEAARLLADRGERVRVLVRNLEKAAALARSGVEVVAGDLGVPATVDAAMQGVSSVVLVSPAIPTQELNVVDSAVRAGVRHVVKVTSKASADSPIARRRGQAEIENGLIASGLGYTLLRNNAYMQNFFMSAPSIAKESSFGSAAGDGRLGMIDTRDVAAVAAEIALAPASHAAKTYWPTGPESLSFADAAVVLSKLLGRPIAFEPLTVEEQTQAMIDAGLPADLAAMNAQAVGLFAEGDCDYVTDDVPSILGRPARDFEQFVTDHISTFS
- a CDS encoding zf-HC2 domain-containing protein; amino-acid sequence: MDCQRCREAVSAMVDAQASPAEEAAAEIHLSWCPACRETAERLVVLTRLMRVRPAGPCPDFATSLLTAYDAHMGSGRTSEPDRPNCVPEHLVVWIVGTGRCDCAAGCSCGCQKGQSCRCHAIIT
- a CDS encoding alpha/beta hydrolase — translated: MFFHGGGWVIGSRAGYDHVGRFLAERTGHRVLSVDYRLAPEDPFPAAVDDALAAFDDTVARAREFGVDPDRIVVGGDSAGATLAAVTARRAADRGDGPVPAGQWLLYPATDLAARHPSRDRFGQGFLLTDEDIVWFQDHYVPSGADRTDPLVSVLYGTVAAATPPAHLVTAGFDPLRDEGERYAEKLRAAGVPVEAVREADLPHGFLPFVHLGPRFGEAVSESAKALQRMLD
- a CDS encoding Gfo/Idh/MocA family protein → MSPTELRVGIIGANARTSWAQVSHVPAIRALDGITLAAVATRREESAREAAAAFDAPTWHTDPLAMIRDPSIDIVTVAVKVPDHRDLVLAALDAGKAVYCEAPLGSSPAETQKLAEAARSGLGVIGLQGRANPAVRRAARIIAEGGIGRPLNARVVSTSSGFGAVTTSAYEYFEKEESGAALLTITAGHTLDLVEALLGEITEVDARAETLWPHPELLDTGGQAHREVPDHVDVLARTATGAVVTVDVVGGVPPEDADFRFELRGTDGWLSLTGGSLYGVQGGDLNLASSVSFDAPDKPAAPATAESPALNVAEVYACLARDLRTGTRSAPDFALARHNTDLMAAVSQAAKSGRRWRSANS
- a CDS encoding alpha/beta hydrolase fold domain-containing protein; amino-acid sequence: MEHDAVAVTVEYRLAPEYPDPCPVEDCYAGLRWTAEHDEELGIDPGRLIIAGASAGGGLAAGTALLARDRQGPCLAGRVLIYPMLDDRGQSVSMAQFDGIGAWDRVSNRTGWTALLGDRRGTTDVSGYAAPARATDLSGLPPAFIDCGSAEVFRDEDVAYASALWAAGVQAELHVWPGGFHGFDVLAAGTELARAMTATRNAWVARHIGT
- a CDS encoding helix-turn-helix domain-containing protein: MGPAAPERTADVTDLAAHARMSARSFARTFTLETGTSPMKWLNAARVDHARELLETTGTSIDDIAVRCGTPANFRQHFRRATVE
- a CDS encoding cupin domain-containing protein, which produces MERAGVGPPLHVHNVDEWFFVFSGSMDMQVGPRELTATAGDSIWIPRGTDHGFTTTEETHVLNGYAPGGVEQIIAGIATPAERRELPPKDLELPNPEAFGRLLDNYWSSLSSNTWAQTAPQR
- a CDS encoding nucleotidyltransferase domain-containing protein, with the protein product METAEVLEVVRECQAAGIEIWIDGGWCVDALLGRRTRDHNDLDVAVSRQEVSRLRECLAMLGYAAENRDGATEWNFVMARSDGGGSVDVHVFEFDEDGNCIYGIEYPNDSFSGVGVIGGEQVRCINPERMFQFKTAYPPAAKDRLDVQAMSARFGFELPASYRIGT
- a CDS encoding SDR family oxidoreductase, with the translated sequence MPIYAVTGASGQLGRLAVLELLSRGVPGSDVVAVVRTPGKAADLAGRGVQVREADYSRPSSLVVALADVDRLLLVSSSEPDRRVIHHTNVIEGARSTGTSRIVYTSMLNADATTNPLAEEHQDTERALRGAGIPFTLLRNGWYTENYTGQLDEYLRRGEILGAAGSGRISAATRRDYARAAVTALLQDEPGNRSYELGGPAFDLSELARVISEVTSTAVVYRDLSVGEYKSSLRQAGLDQGSAEFVAALDVSIAHGDLATDSQDLARLLGRPATPLAEVVRTATQRTTIH